One genomic region from Streptomyces sp. NBC_00457 encodes:
- a CDS encoding peroxidase family protein, with protein MAEQGQFRRVITNLTHGGHAILDSAEEAEKTAQTQEGLSTRSTVVQESTDIAAHVGTTSFDFLFPDLAKKFPAEHLPQGKQVATVVRALLDLGTAMVETPDEVRDPELNSPIPAIYTYWGQFLDHDLTAATDRDLVINITDEKLPPIAPDKVIEKLQNLRIPTLNLDSVYGDGPFAPPAVGKVAVPYDGIKFRLGLLAPVPAAVGAAIPPVADTQRDLPRDDQRAPLVGDTRNDENLVVAQLHVAFLRFHNAAVDWVRDNEPEFESDAEVFRRARDLTRWTYQWLCVHDYLRTVARPDVVDRVDTAEGNLLELDRRGTYMPVEFAVAAFRFGHSMVRGAYDWNRNFGRPGDRSPVATLNELFQFTGKGGFAGQLTTLPSNWPVEWDRMVDKNSQFANRFARLIDTRLAPPLADLRGEGNDPGLADRLKKLLKHLAQRNLLRGYRLAAPTGQAVAAALGVTPLSRTELEQDSSDAVKKALEAGGLFDRTPLWFYVLKEAEVKELGRRLGEVGSRIVAETVIGQIRNDPGSYVNRTSWSPAQGVLLPNGRPVRTIADFLRFAGVL; from the coding sequence ATGGCTGAGCAGGGACAGTTCCGGCGGGTGATCACCAATCTCACGCACGGCGGGCACGCGATTCTCGACAGTGCGGAGGAGGCGGAGAAGACCGCCCAGACCCAGGAGGGCCTGAGCACGCGCAGCACGGTGGTGCAGGAGTCCACCGACATCGCGGCACATGTGGGCACCACTTCCTTCGACTTCTTGTTCCCGGACCTCGCCAAGAAGTTCCCGGCCGAGCACCTGCCGCAGGGCAAGCAGGTCGCCACCGTCGTCCGTGCGCTCCTCGATCTGGGCACGGCCATGGTGGAGACCCCGGACGAGGTGCGCGACCCGGAGCTCAACTCGCCGATTCCGGCGATCTACACGTACTGGGGTCAGTTCCTCGACCACGATCTGACGGCCGCGACCGACCGCGACCTGGTCATCAACATCACCGACGAGAAGCTGCCGCCCATAGCGCCGGACAAGGTGATCGAGAAGCTGCAGAACCTGCGCATCCCGACGCTGAACCTCGACTCGGTCTACGGCGACGGGCCGTTCGCGCCCCCGGCCGTGGGCAAGGTCGCCGTGCCCTACGACGGGATCAAGTTCCGGCTGGGCCTGCTCGCGCCGGTTCCCGCCGCTGTGGGCGCGGCCATTCCTCCGGTCGCCGACACCCAGCGTGATCTGCCGCGTGATGACCAGCGCGCCCCGCTCGTCGGCGACACACGCAACGACGAGAACCTCGTGGTGGCCCAACTGCATGTGGCGTTCCTGCGGTTCCACAACGCGGCGGTCGACTGGGTGCGGGACAACGAGCCCGAGTTCGAGTCGGACGCCGAGGTCTTCCGACGGGCCAGGGACCTCACGCGGTGGACCTACCAGTGGTTGTGCGTGCACGATTATCTGCGCACTGTGGCACGCCCCGATGTCGTCGACCGGGTGGACACCGCGGAGGGCAACCTGCTCGAACTGGACCGTCGTGGCACCTATATGCCGGTCGAGTTCGCCGTCGCGGCCTTCCGCTTCGGCCACAGCATGGTGCGCGGCGCCTACGACTGGAACCGCAACTTCGGCCGCCCCGGCGACAGGTCTCCCGTGGCGACCCTGAACGAACTCTTCCAGTTCACCGGCAAGGGCGGTTTCGCCGGCCAGCTGACGACGCTCCCGTCGAACTGGCCCGTGGAGTGGGACCGGATGGTCGACAAGAACAGCCAGTTCGCCAACCGCTTCGCGCGGCTCATCGACACCAGGCTCGCGCCACCGCTCGCCGATCTGCGCGGCGAGGGCAACGATCCCGGCCTGGCCGACCGGCTCAAGAAGCTGCTCAAGCACCTCGCCCAACGCAACCTCCTGCGCGGCTACCGCCTCGCCGCCCCCACCGGCCAGGCAGTGGCCGCAGCGCTCGGCGTCACCCCCCTCAGCCGCACGGAACTCGAGCAGGACAGCAGCGACGCGGTCAAGAAGGCCCTGGAGGCGGGCGGCCTGTTCGACCGGACCCCGCTGTGGTTCTACGTGCTGAAGGAGGCCGAGGTGAAGGAGCTCGGCCGGCGGCTCGGCGAGGTCGGCAGCCGCATCGTCGCCGAGACCGTCATCGGCCAGATCCGCAACGACCCCGGTTCGTACGTCAACCGCACCAGCTGGAGCCCCGCGCAGGGCGTATTGCTCCCGAACGGCCGCCCCGTCCGCACGATCGCCGACTTCCTCCGCTTCGCCGGCGTCCTCTGA